The following are encoded together in the Nitrospirae bacterium CG2_30_53_67 genome:
- a CDS encoding transcriptional regulator produces the protein MQDIVVRKAMVLKAVSQPTRMQILELLRQGERCVCEIIPVLKEEQSNLSKHLAFLRHAGIVDLRKEGASNYYSVRHPEVFQILDLAQEIVKNEITTSARMLKRLKVKS, from the coding sequence ATGCAGGATATCGTGGTCCGTAAGGCTATGGTTCTAAAGGCGGTTTCCCAACCGACCCGGATGCAGATCCTGGAACTTCTCAGACAGGGGGAGCGGTGCGTCTGCGAGATCATCCCCGTTCTCAAAGAAGAGCAGTCCAATCTTTCCAAGCATCTTGCTTTCTTAAGACATGCCGGGATCGTGGACCTGCGCAAAGAAGGGGCAAGCAACTACTACAGCGTTCGCCATCCCGAAGTATTCCAAATCCTCGATCTGGCCCAGGAGATCGTCAAGAATGAAATCACGACCTCGGCTCGTATGCTGAAGCGATTGAAAGTGAAATCATGA